Genomic window (Deltaproteobacteria bacterium):
CCAGCATTACCAGTATGAAGATTAATGTAAACATTTTTATCACCCTATTATTCTTTCTTTTCTACCAAAGTATAATCTATCTCTACAATCCTTATCCTGCTTTATCCCTCACCATGCTCACCCTTTGAATAAATAGGTGACTGGATGGAGGAGCGTCCCGTCAATGGCCATTATGATTATTGTTATTGCCATCGGTTTTAAGCCTAATCTTGAAACATCCTGCTTACTTACCGCTGCCTTTTCTATTAAGTTCGTCAATAGATGGATGCACAATAGAACCTTTATAATGTTTATTTATAATATCACAGATTTCTAATGGGGAATCCGTAACATTGAAAAGGGCAGCATCTTCAGGGTTAATAGCACCTTGCTGGACAAGGGTATTATTCATCCAGTCTGCTAATCCTTTCCAATATTCTTTTCCGAAAAGGATAACCGGAAATGGTTCAATCCGCCTTGTTTGGATAAGGGTTAATGCCTCAAATAGTTCATTCATTGTGCCAAATCCGCCGGGGAATATCACAAACGCGGCAGCATACTTAATAAACATAAGTTTTCTGATAAAGAAATATCTAAAATTCAGGGTAATATCTTGATACTTATTTGGAATCTGCTCCTGAGGAAGTTGAATATTTAATCCCACTGACTTGCCTTTGCCCATCTTTGCCCCTTTGTTTGCTCCTTCCATGACACCAGGACCACCTCCTGTAATCACAGAAAATCCTGCTTCAGAGAGGAGTTTCCCCACCTCGACCGCCTTCTGATAATAGTCTGAGTTTTCTTCAAACCTTGAACTGCCAAATATGGTAACTGCAGGACCAATGTCATAAAGGCTCTCAAAACCCTCCACCAGCTCAGACTGAATCCTAAACACCCGCCATGTATCTGTCTTTCTTAAGTCTTCAATCATAAAATTTACCTCCCTTATAGTTTTACCTTGTTAGAACTTTCCAAAAAGAAACTTCTAACGGAGTTTACCCTTTCAAATCATTAAATGGTAAATCCTTCCCTGTTTCAAGCCAATGGGTATTTACCTGAAAAGTAGATGC
Coding sequences:
- a CDS encoding TIGR00730 family Rossman fold protein, with the protein product MIEDLRKTDTWRVFRIQSELVEGFESLYDIGPAVTIFGSSRFEENSDYYQKAVEVGKLLSEAGFSVITGGGPGVMEGANKGAKMGKGKSVGLNIQLPQEQIPNKYQDITLNFRYFFIRKLMFIKYAAAFVIFPGGFGTMNELFEALTLIQTRRIEPFPVILFGKEYWKGLADWMNNTLVQQGAINPEDAALFNVTDSPLEICDIINKHYKGSIVHPSIDELNRKGSGK